CAGGCCCGCGCCCGAGGTGTGGTGCACCCGGCAGCGCTCCAGCCGCGGTTGCCCCCCGCCGCGGACCGCGACGCCGGACTGGGACGCCGCCACGACCTCGCACTCCTCGAACACCCCGCCGCCGCCGTCGACGACGGCGATGCCGATACCGGCCGGGTTGTCGACCGTGCACCGCCGCACCGTGGGGCGCGCGCTGCCGCGGACCTCGATACCGGCCGCGGACCGGGTCGTGATCCGCACGTTCACCAGCTCCGGTGTGCCCTCCTCGACGAGCAGGGCCGGCGCGGCCGCGTCCTGGCCCTCGACGTGCAGGTCCTGGACCACGGCGGAGGCCCGCACGGTCAGCGGTACGCCGTCCACCGGCGCGATGCGCACGGAGCCGGCGGAGCCCTCGGGTCCGCGCAGCGTCACCGCCCGCTGGACGACGAGGTTCTCCCGGTAGGTGCCGGGAGCGACGGTGAGTACGTCTCCGTCGCCCGCGGCCTCCAGGGCGGCGGCAAGCGACGCGTACTCACCCGTGCGGCGCCGCCACCGCGATGTGCCGGTGTGCGTCACCTGGACCGTGCCCTGTGCCATGGCGCTGCTGTGCCCCCACCTCGTACTCACGCGGGTTCTCGCGAAGATGCCGAACAGCCGAACAGTCCGGCCGGTCCACCGTAGCGTGCGCGGACGTGGGTGGCTGACCGGAGCCGGAAGGCCGTCAACTGCCCGTGCCGGTCCGGCCCCAGTCGGGGCCCGCCTTGTCCCAGGCCTGGTCCCAGCGCGCGTACCGGCGACGGACCATGCGCCAGACGATCAGCCGTCTGATGCCCTCTATGAGTCCCACGGTCAGCATGGCCGTACCGAAACCGGCCAGCACGGCGTGCGTCGTCGCGGTGGTGCTGTCCAACGGGCGGCCAGTTATTCGGCCGTGGCCGTCGGTCCAGACGCCGAAGTGGTCCCCCTGGTGCGGGGACTTGAGGTCGGACAGTATCTCGCCGTGCTGCGCGGTGCCGTCCGGCGCTGTCCAGTCGGCGAGCACGCGGCTTTGCGCCTCCCGCGTCGACGCGCTGTCCGGATCCGGGTCCAGCGGGCCGTGGTTGAGCTGCTTGACGACGGTGGCCGAAACCCGGTGGTGCGTCTGCCGCTGGTCCCGCACGGACCGCTGTAGCGAGTCCTGGGCCACCGAACCCGTCAGGGCACCGGCGACGGGCGCGGCGGCGAGGATGAGCAGCAGGGCGACGAGCGCCACCCAGGACTCGACCAGATCGGTCGTGCGGCGCAGCGGATTGCGCCGCCAGCGCCAAAGACCGCCGATAGCTCGCATCGTCCCGCACCCCCTTCCCCGTCCGTGATAACCCCCATGGACCGCCGTTCACGAGCGAGGCCGGGGAAGAGAGAGCGAAATCACCCCTCTCCTGCCCCGCCGGCCTCTCATGAAGTTCTCACGCAGACTCAACGATCGTGCCCGCGGCCCGGGTTCCCCGCCGGCATGCGAATCGAGGATCTTTCTCGGTGGATCCGAACCGGAGGAGCCCAGTCCTGAAAGTCCGGCGGAGGGGGAATCCCAGCGGGACACGGGCGGGGATCGGCCCGGCTCCCACCGTCGGCGCGCTATTCGAGGACCGTGACCGGATCGCCGATCCGTACCGTCCCGACGGTCTCCGGCACCAGGTTCTGGCCGAAGGCCAGCTTGTCGCCGAAGCGGCGGTGGCGGCCGAGGGTGCGCAGCGGCTCCTTGCCGCGCTGGGCGGTGGTCTGGTCGGTGGTGGTCACGACGCAGCGTCCGCACATCTTGGCGACCCGGAAGGTGACCTCGCCGATGGCGATGCGCCGCCAGTCGTCCTCGGCCCAGGGGGCGGTGCCGGCCACCACGACGTTCGGCCGGAAGCGGTTCATGGGCAGCGGGCCCTCGTCGGGGCGATCGCCCTGCGCGATCAGGGAGTTGAGGGCGTCGAGGGAGGCGAGTGCGGTGAGCAGCAGCGGATAGCCGTCGGCGAGGCTGACGGTCTCGCCCGGGCGCCCGTACGGCGGGTCGTCGATAGGGCGGCGAACGGCGGGATCGTCGAGGTGGACGAGGCGCACGGCCTCGCCGAGGTACGTACTGAACCACTCGCTTGCCGGTGGCCCGGCGGGTACCGTCTCGATCTTCTCACCCGCCCACCTGGCGGTCGTCGTGGCGACCGGGTCGGGCACGGTGACGGTCAGCGCGGCCAGACCTGGCGCGGACACGCGGATACCGCCGCCGGGCAGGAGCTCGGCGGCGGCCAATGCGAGGCGCGGGTGTTCGCGTTGGGTGACGACTTTGCCCGCCTCGTCGATGATCGCCCAGCGACGGTCCCCGGCCAGCCCCCATGGCTCCACAACGGCTTCGCGGGGCGCCTGGCCCCGCAGCGCCTTGACCGGGTGGACATGAATCGAGTGCAGCGCTGGTTTCGGCATGAGGCCATCGTGCCATCGGACACCAACGGCCTCACACCGCAAGACGGATCAGTATCCGCGGTACTGCTGCCCGTTGTTGTACGGGTCCTGGTACGGCGCCGGGGCGGGGCGCGGCGCCGCGGGGCGCATCGCCTCGTAGCCCGTGCCCGGACCCGCGGCCATCGGGCGCGGCTGCTGCATCTGCTGCGGACCCGGGTAGCCGCGCGGCCCCGCCGCCTGCTGCGGGATGTACGCCGTCGGGGCCTGCTGCAGCGGTGCGGGCTGTGGAGTCTGCGGATAGCCGTAGGCGGGGGCCTGCTGGGACGGTGCGGCCGGCAGCGCGGGAAGCGCCGACGGCAGTGCGGGCAGATTGCTGCCCGGCGTGTCGTACGCGGAGGGGACCCGGATCGGAGCGATCTGCGGGGTGCCCCGCTCGGCGACGAGCGAGTCGTAGATCGGAGTGTCCGGGAAGGGCGACGCGGAGTAGTAACCGCCGCCATAGGTGGAGCGGGGGGAGGTCATGGCACATAAGTTAAGCCCACGATGTGCTGGTTGGGGAGACCGATAAGAGGGTTGTTTTCCGTGTCCTGGGTGACGCGGGATCCCCAATGCGAGCGAACTTGCCAAAAAGGGGCAGCGAACAGGGTTCGGATCGTGTAAAGCCCGAGTTCCGGGCGGGTTACCGCGGGTCGGGAGCCCTCTCCTCCGAGCGCGGGTCATGGGAGTTCGGGGCCCGGGGGAATAGGTTGGCCGGAACGAATACGACGGACGCCCGGGACTCGGTCCTGGCGGGGCGACACGTGATGGGGGCGGACATGTCAATGTTGAAGGGATCGAATCTTCAGGTGCCGACGACGGCTCTGCGTGTCGAACTGGGCTGGCGCTCCGGAACGGGCGTTCCCGACGTGGACGCCTCGGCGCTGCTGCTGGTCTCCGGGAAGGTCCGCACCGACGGCGACTTCGTCTTCTACAACCAGCCCGCGCACTCCTCCGGCGCGGTGCGCCACGAGGGAAAGCGGGACGTGGGCGGCCAGGTGACGGACACGCTTCTTGTCGACCTCGCGCACATGGAGTCCGCGATCGAGACCGTGGTGCTCGCCGCCTCCGCCGACGGCGGGACGTTCGGGCAGGTTCCCGGCCTGTACATCCGCGTGCTGGACGCCCAGGGGGGAAGGGAAGTCGCGCGCTACGACCCCACGGCGACCGTGGAAACCGCCTTCGTCCTCGGGGAGTTCTACCGCCGCCAGGGGGCCTGGAAGTTCCGCGCCGTCGGGCAGGGCTACGACAGTGGACTCGAGGGACTGGCCACGGACTACGGGATCACGGTGGACGAACCGCAGCACGCGGCGCCACCGCCACCGCCCCCCGGTCCGCCGGCGGCACCCCCGACCCCCGTCCGTCTCACCAAGGTCACGCTGACCAAGCAGGCTCCCTCGGTCTCGCTGGCCAAGCAGGGCGGCACGTCCGGCGCCCTCCGCGTGAACCTCAACTGGCAGACGCGCAAGCAGTTCTCGGGCTGGGGCAGCAAACACGGCCGGGCCGTGGCCCTGCACGCGGACCTCGACCTGGACCTGTGCGCCCTGTACGAGCTGTCCGACGGCAGCAAGGGTGTCGTCCAGGCACTCGGCAACGCCTTCGGCGCGCTGCACCAGCCGCCCTACATCCACCTCGACGGCGACGACCGCACCGGCGCCGTGGCAACCGGCGAGAACCTCACCGTCAACCTCGACCACAAGCAGAGGTTCCGGCGCATCCTCATCTTCGTGACCATCTACGA
The Streptomyces sp. CGMCC 4.7035 DNA segment above includes these coding regions:
- a CDS encoding DUF6643 family protein, producing the protein MTSPRSTYGGGYYSASPFPDTPIYDSLVAERGTPQIAPIRVPSAYDTPGSNLPALPSALPALPAAPSQQAPAYGYPQTPQPAPLQQAPTAYIPQQAAGPRGYPGPQQMQQPRPMAAGPGTGYEAMRPAAPRPAPAPYQDPYNNGQQYRGY
- a CDS encoding Rv1733c family protein, yielding MRAIGGLWRWRRNPLRRTTDLVESWVALVALLLILAAAPVAGALTGSVAQDSLQRSVRDQRQTHHRVSATVVKQLNHGPLDPDPDSASTREAQSRVLADWTAPDGTAQHGEILSDLKSPHQGDHFGVWTDGHGRITGRPLDSTTATTHAVLAGFGTAMLTVGLIEGIRRLIVWRMVRRRYARWDQAWDKAGPDWGRTGTGS
- a CDS encoding TerD family protein, giving the protein MGADMSMLKGSNLQVPTTALRVELGWRSGTGVPDVDASALLLVSGKVRTDGDFVFYNQPAHSSGAVRHEGKRDVGGQVTDTLLVDLAHMESAIETVVLAASADGGTFGQVPGLYIRVLDAQGGREVARYDPTATVETAFVLGEFYRRQGAWKFRAVGQGYDSGLEGLATDYGITVDEPQHAAPPPPPPGPPAAPPTPVRLTKVTLTKQAPSVSLAKQGGTSGALRVNLNWQTRKQFSGWGSKHGRAVALHADLDLDLCALYELSDGSKGVVQALGNAFGALHQPPYIHLDGDDRTGAVATGENLTVNLDHKQRFRRILIFVTIYEGARSFADLHATVTLQPQYGAAVEFFLDECTVPSTVCALALITNTDGDLVVQREARYLVPERGVSPQRTVDQAYGWGMNWTPGRK
- a CDS encoding MOSC domain-containing protein — protein: MPKPALHSIHVHPVKALRGQAPREAVVEPWGLAGDRRWAIIDEAGKVVTQREHPRLALAAAELLPGGGIRVSAPGLAALTVTVPDPVATTTARWAGEKIETVPAGPPASEWFSTYLGEAVRLVHLDDPAVRRPIDDPPYGRPGETVSLADGYPLLLTALASLDALNSLIAQGDRPDEGPLPMNRFRPNVVVAGTAPWAEDDWRRIAIGEVTFRVAKMCGRCVVTTTDQTTAQRGKEPLRTLGRHRRFGDKLAFGQNLVPETVGTVRIGDPVTVLE